The following proteins are co-located in the Spirochaetaceae bacterium genome:
- a CDS encoding aldo/keto reductase, with protein MIYQQIDGLDKPLARVIQGTIMLSRDRLEEGFELLDGVFEHGGTTFDTAHGYGGGDADRVLGLWMEARGNRDRVVIVGKGCHHNVDRRRVTPYDLASDLMDTLARLRSDHVDLYLLHRDDPSLPVGPIMDALADHQEAGRIRAFGGSNWSPRRIQEANAYAEEHGLPPMRASSPNFSLAVQRREPWAECLSISGPDGAQDRDWYRLTRMPLLVWSSLAGGFFSGALRRDNLDTFTDYYMRLSAETYGTEDNFRRYDAANAIAGARGLSVATVALAYLFGTGMNVFPLVGARTVEEFAASTRAAELDLSAEEMAALELRSA; from the coding sequence ATGATCTACCAGCAGATAGACGGATTGGACAAACCGCTCGCGCGCGTGATTCAGGGCACCATCATGCTCAGCCGCGACCGGCTCGAGGAAGGCTTCGAACTCCTCGACGGCGTGTTCGAGCACGGCGGAACCACGTTCGACACGGCGCACGGCTACGGAGGCGGCGACGCCGACCGCGTGCTCGGCCTGTGGATGGAGGCGCGCGGCAACCGCGACCGGGTGGTGATCGTCGGCAAGGGCTGCCACCACAACGTGGACCGCCGGCGGGTCACGCCGTATGATCTTGCGTCTGACCTGATGGACACCCTCGCGCGCCTGCGTAGCGATCACGTCGACCTGTACCTGCTGCACCGCGACGACCCGAGCCTGCCGGTGGGGCCGATCATGGACGCCCTGGCCGATCACCAGGAGGCGGGCCGGATCCGCGCCTTCGGCGGCTCCAACTGGAGCCCGCGGCGCATTCAGGAGGCCAACGCCTACGCCGAGGAACACGGCCTGCCGCCGATGCGCGCGAGCAGCCCCAACTTCAGCCTGGCGGTGCAGCGCCGGGAGCCGTGGGCGGAGTGCCTGTCGATCAGCGGCCCGGACGGCGCCCAGGACCGCGACTGGTACCGGCTCACCCGCATGCCGCTGCTGGTATGGTCCAGTCTGGCCGGGGGCTTCTTCTCCGGCGCCCTGCGCCGCGACAACCTGGACACGTTTACCGACTACTACATGAGACTGAGTGCCGAGACCTACGGCACGGAAGACAACTTTCGCCGCTACGACGCCGCCAACGCGATTGCCGGCGCACGCGGCCTGAGCGTGGCCACGGTAGCACTGGCCTATCTGTTCGGCACCGGGATGAACGTGTTTCCCCTGGTGGGGGCGCGCACCGTCGAGGAATTCGCCGCGAGCACGCGCGCCGCCGAGCTGGACCTGTCGGCGGAGGAGATGGCGGCGTTGGAACTGCGGTCCGCGTAA